In one Achromobacter spanius genomic region, the following are encoded:
- the hrpA gene encoding ATP-dependent RNA helicase HrpA, with amino-acid sequence MPESSRPRAPKAASPGANDASAASAEATRAPHRPARPASAERPGRPERGDADRPERPARPPRADRPERPIPVVAYPEDLPVSARRQEIARAIAGHQVVIVSGETGSGKTTQLPKICLELGRGRQKMIGHTQPRRLAATSVAKRIAEELNTPMGEVVGYQVRFNDRTGPNASIKLMTDGILLAESQRDPLLRRYDTIIIDEAHERSLNIDFLLGYLKQLLPRRPDLKLIITSATIDADRFAKHFAASEDKPAPVIEVSGRLYPVEVRYRPVREELAEDAAAPAAKPGRDRERMSGDEERDLIDAIVDAVDECARHGPGDVLVFLPGEREIRESAEALRKRHPAGTEVLPLYARLSQAEQEQIFHPRTNARRIVLATNVAETSLTVPGIRFVVDSGLARIKRYSWRNKVEQLRIEPISRASANQRAGRCGRVGPGVCIRLYDELDFNNRAAFTDPEVLRSSLASVILRMKSLKLDDIEQFPFVEAPPGRAVADGYHLLQELGAIELASASEDEAEASRTGASFVLTETGHELAKLPVDPRIGRMILAAREHQCLAEMLIIASALSVQDARDRPMQEREAAEAAHAKFADDKSEFISFLKLWRWYGEQVQHKASQRKLVNLLRQNFLSPIRLREWHDVHTQLAALVGEQGWRVNQAEATYEQLHLALLSGLLGNIGFKSDEGGHYQGAREIRFHIHPGSRLVKKAGRWIMAAELVDTTRLYARCVARIDPVWLEKVGAHLIRKNWSDPRWEKKAGQVVANERATLYGLTIYTGRRIHYGRVNPTQARELFIRQALVPGEIDTRLPFVAHNRKLIAGIEKLEHQTRRPDILVDDELIFAFYDRQLPADISQTTSLEKWVSGLDKAAAAKLMLTRDELMRHEAAGVTTDVFPKKVEWQGVTMALDYHFEPGSPRDGVTLSVPLFALNQIDPDRCEWLVPGMLKEKVHLLLKSLPQKLRRHCVPLPDYAAGFYERWFERQADPQQGLVDAIIADMWDQVQVRPAVGDFKLETLPAHLFMNFRVVDEHGRMLAAGRNLAQLRAEFGKQAQATFQQLAASDTQVAQALAHENLTTWSFGPLPEIMEIKRRGQSVIGYPALVDRGAHCDLDVFDDPDEARKHHRAGLLKLFRLGLREQVKFLEKNLTDLTKISMLYMTLGTQEELRDQIIDCALGQACLAEPWPVNEQQFDARRAEGKGRLGLLAQEVARLAGAVLTEYAAVQRKLPQAKPHASAYADLQQQLSALMPKWFIRDTPYAQLSHYPRYLKAAIARIDKLRADPARDAKLVAEMAPLLTQYQRARSALKGAPDPRLDEFRWLLEELRVALFAQELRTPMPVSVKRLMKSWESIKR; translated from the coding sequence ATGCCTGAATCATCCCGCCCGCGGGCGCCCAAAGCGGCTTCCCCGGGGGCCAACGACGCGTCGGCCGCCTCGGCCGAGGCCACCCGCGCGCCCCACCGGCCCGCGCGGCCGGCGTCCGCTGAACGCCCTGGCCGCCCGGAGCGGGGCGATGCTGATCGCCCCGAGCGCCCTGCGCGCCCGCCGCGTGCCGACCGCCCCGAGCGCCCGATCCCCGTCGTGGCTTATCCCGAAGACCTGCCCGTCAGTGCGCGGCGGCAGGAGATCGCGCGCGCCATCGCCGGCCATCAGGTGGTGATCGTCAGCGGCGAAACGGGCTCGGGCAAGACCACGCAGTTGCCCAAGATCTGCCTGGAACTGGGCCGTGGCCGCCAGAAGATGATCGGCCACACCCAGCCGCGCCGCCTGGCCGCCACGTCGGTGGCCAAGCGCATCGCCGAAGAACTGAACACGCCGATGGGCGAAGTGGTGGGTTATCAGGTGCGCTTTAACGACCGCACCGGCCCCAACGCGTCCATCAAGCTGATGACCGACGGCATTCTGCTGGCCGAGTCGCAGCGCGACCCGCTCCTGCGCCGCTACGACACCATCATCATCGACGAGGCGCACGAGCGCAGCCTGAATATTGATTTCCTGCTGGGCTACCTGAAGCAACTGCTGCCGCGCCGCCCGGACCTGAAACTGATCATCACGTCGGCCACCATCGACGCGGACCGCTTCGCCAAGCACTTCGCGGCATCGGAAGACAAGCCCGCGCCCGTCATCGAGGTGTCTGGCCGCCTGTATCCCGTGGAAGTGCGCTACCGCCCCGTGCGCGAAGAACTGGCCGAGGACGCCGCCGCGCCCGCCGCCAAGCCGGGACGCGACCGCGAACGCATGTCGGGCGACGAAGAGCGCGACCTGATCGACGCCATCGTCGACGCCGTGGACGAATGCGCCCGCCATGGCCCGGGCGACGTGCTGGTGTTCCTGCCCGGTGAACGCGAAATCCGCGAGTCCGCCGAAGCGCTGCGCAAACGCCATCCAGCTGGCACCGAAGTGCTGCCGCTGTACGCGCGCTTGTCGCAGGCCGAGCAGGAACAGATCTTCCACCCGCGCACCAATGCGCGGCGCATCGTGCTGGCCACGAACGTGGCCGAAACGTCGTTGACGGTGCCCGGCATCCGCTTCGTGGTCGATAGCGGGTTGGCGCGCATCAAGCGCTATTCATGGCGCAACAAGGTCGAGCAACTGCGCATCGAGCCGATCAGCCGTGCGTCGGCCAATCAGCGCGCGGGCCGTTGCGGCCGCGTGGGCCCGGGCGTGTGCATCCGGCTCTACGACGAACTGGATTTCAATAACCGCGCGGCGTTCACCGACCCCGAAGTGCTGCGTTCGTCGCTGGCGTCCGTCATCCTGCGGATGAAGTCGCTGAAGCTGGACGACATCGAGCAGTTCCCCTTCGTCGAGGCCCCGCCGGGCCGCGCGGTGGCCGACGGTTATCACTTGCTGCAAGAGCTGGGCGCGATTGAACTCGCGTCCGCCTCCGAGGACGAGGCCGAAGCTTCGCGCACCGGCGCATCGTTCGTGCTGACCGAAACGGGTCACGAACTGGCCAAGCTGCCGGTGGACCCGCGCATCGGCCGCATGATCCTGGCCGCGCGCGAACATCAATGCCTGGCCGAGATGCTGATCATTGCGTCGGCCCTGTCGGTGCAGGACGCGCGCGACCGCCCCATGCAAGAGCGCGAAGCCGCCGAAGCCGCGCACGCCAAGTTTGCCGACGATAAATCGGAATTCATTTCCTTCCTGAAACTGTGGCGCTGGTATGGCGAACAGGTGCAGCACAAGGCGTCGCAACGCAAGCTGGTGAACCTGTTGCGGCAGAATTTCCTGTCGCCCATCCGGCTGCGCGAATGGCACGACGTGCACACGCAACTGGCGGCACTGGTGGGCGAGCAGGGCTGGCGCGTCAACCAGGCGGAAGCCACCTACGAGCAACTGCACCTGGCGCTGCTGTCGGGCTTGTTGGGCAATATCGGTTTCAAAAGCGATGAAGGCGGCCACTACCAGGGCGCGCGCGAAATCCGTTTCCATATCCATCCGGGCTCGCGCCTGGTCAAGAAAGCCGGGCGCTGGATCATGGCGGCCGAACTGGTCGACACCACGCGCCTGTATGCCCGCTGCGTGGCGCGCATTGATCCCGTGTGGCTGGAAAAGGTGGGCGCGCACCTGATCCGCAAGAACTGGTCGGACCCGCGTTGGGAAAAGAAGGCCGGGCAGGTCGTGGCCAACGAGCGCGCCACGCTATATGGGCTGACCATCTACACGGGTCGACGCATCCATTACGGCCGCGTCAACCCGACGCAGGCGCGCGAACTCTTCATCCGCCAGGCGCTGGTGCCGGGCGAGATCGACACGCGCCTGCCGTTTGTGGCGCACAACCGCAAGCTGATCGCCGGCATTGAAAAGCTGGAACACCAGACGCGCCGCCCCGACATCCTGGTGGACGACGAGCTGATCTTCGCCTTCTACGACCGCCAGCTTCCGGCCGATATCTCGCAGACGACCTCGCTGGAAAAGTGGGTGTCCGGTCTGGACAAGGCCGCGGCCGCCAAGCTGATGCTGACGCGCGACGAGCTGATGCGGCACGAAGCCGCTGGCGTCACCACTGATGTCTTCCCCAAAAAGGTGGAATGGCAGGGCGTGACGATGGCGCTGGACTACCACTTCGAGCCCGGTTCCCCGCGCGACGGCGTGACCCTGTCGGTGCCGCTGTTTGCGCTGAACCAGATCGACCCGGACCGCTGCGAGTGGCTGGTGCCCGGCATGCTGAAGGAAAAGGTCCACCTGCTGCTGAAGTCGCTGCCGCAAAAGCTGCGCCGCCATTGCGTGCCGCTGCCTGACTACGCGGCCGGTTTCTATGAGCGCTGGTTTGAACGGCAGGCCGATCCGCAACAAGGCCTGGTTGACGCGATCATCGCCGATATGTGGGACCAGGTGCAGGTGCGCCCCGCCGTGGGCGACTTCAAGCTTGAAACCCTGCCCGCGCACTTGTTCATGAACTTTCGCGTGGTGGACGAGCACGGTCGCATGTTGGCGGCCGGGCGCAACCTGGCGCAGTTGCGGGCCGAATTCGGCAAGCAGGCGCAGGCCACCTTCCAGCAACTGGCCGCCAGCGATACGCAGGTGGCTCAGGCGCTGGCGCACGAAAACCTGACGACGTGGTCGTTCGGCCCCTTGCCCGAGATCATGGAGATCAAGCGGCGCGGCCAGTCGGTCATCGGCTATCCGGCCTTGGTGGACCGTGGCGCGCATTGCGACCTGGACGTGTTCGACGACCCGGACGAAGCGCGCAAGCATCATCGGGCCGGCCTGTTGAAGCTGTTTCGCCTGGGGTTGCGCGAGCAGGTCAAGTTCCTGGAAAAGAACCTGACGGACCTGACCAAGATCAGCATGCTGTACATGACGCTGGGCACGCAGGAAGAACTGCGCGACCAGATCATCGACTGCGCGCTGGGGCAGGCGTGTCTGGCCGAACCATGGCCGGTGAACGAGCAGCAGTTCGATGCCCGCCGCGCGGAAGGCAAGGGGCGGCTGGGGCTGTTGGCGCAGGAAGTGGCGCGGCTGGCCGGCGCGGTGCTGACCGAGTACGCGGCGGTGCAACGCAAGCTGCCGCAAGCCAAGCCGCATGCCTCGGCCTATGCCGACCTGCAACAGCAGCTAAGCGCCCTGATGCCCAAGTGGTTCATCCGCGACACGCCTTATGCGCAGTTGTCCCATTACCCGCGCTATCTGAAGGCGGCCATTGCCCGCATCGACAAACTGCGCGCCGACCCGGCGCGCGATGCCAAGCTGGTGGCCGAGATGGCGCCGCTGCTGACGCAGTACCAGCGCGCCAGATCGGCATTGAAGGGCGCACCGGACCCGCGCCTGGATGAATTCCGGTGGCTGCTTGAAGAACTGAGGGTGGCGCTGTTTGCGCAAGAACTGCGCACGCCGATGCCGGTTTCGGTGAAGCGGCTGATGAAAAGCTGGGAATCGATCAAGCGCTGA
- the lpxO gene encoding lipid A hydroxylase LpxO, with protein sequence MKWLIPGIWLAAILFAHFRGRVKLPLGRQLLDHSVLLAPINAFMVLASRVPSTPYLTTSEIAELKVLDDNWETIREEAVQMAEMQRIRAADAHNDIGFNSFFKYGWKRFYLKWYDARHPSAEELCPKTVAILKTLPKVKAAMFAELPPGGQLNPHRDPFAGSLRYHLGLVTPNDDRCHIIVDGESYSWRDGESVVFDETYVHEAYNHSEQNRIILFCDVERPLKWRWAEAFNRWFGRVVMSAASSPNDGGDQTGAINRLTHAHWVIDQKRKAFKTWNRTVYKATKFALIALVIVGFLAL encoded by the coding sequence ATGAAATGGTTAATACCCGGGATATGGCTGGCCGCCATCCTGTTTGCGCACTTCCGAGGCCGAGTCAAACTGCCGCTAGGCCGGCAACTGCTGGACCACTCGGTATTGCTGGCCCCCATCAACGCCTTCATGGTGTTGGCCTCGCGGGTGCCCTCCACGCCCTACCTGACGACCAGCGAAATCGCCGAACTCAAGGTGCTGGACGACAACTGGGAGACGATCCGCGAAGAAGCGGTGCAAATGGCGGAAATGCAGCGGATCAGAGCCGCCGACGCTCACAACGACATTGGTTTCAATTCTTTCTTCAAGTACGGCTGGAAGCGGTTCTACCTGAAGTGGTATGACGCCCGCCACCCCTCCGCCGAAGAACTCTGCCCCAAGACGGTCGCCATTCTGAAGACGCTGCCCAAGGTCAAGGCCGCGATGTTTGCCGAACTGCCTCCGGGCGGCCAGTTGAATCCGCACCGGGACCCGTTTGCCGGATCACTGCGCTACCACCTTGGTCTGGTGACGCCCAACGATGACCGCTGCCACATCATCGTCGATGGCGAATCCTATAGCTGGCGCGATGGCGAAAGCGTGGTGTTCGACGAAACCTACGTGCACGAAGCCTATAACCACTCGGAGCAGAACCGCATCATCCTGTTCTGCGACGTTGAACGTCCGCTGAAATGGCGCTGGGCCGAAGCGTTCAACCGCTGGTTTGGGCGCGTGGTGATGTCGGCGGCCAGCTCGCCCAACGACGGCGGCGACCAAACCGGCGCCATCAACCGGCTGACGCACGCGCACTGGGTCATCGACCAGAAGCGCAAGGCCTTCAAGACCTGGAACCGCACGGTCTACAAGGCGACCAAGTTCGCCCTGATTGCGCTGGTAATCGTGGGCTTTCTCGCCCTGTAG
- the dnaE gene encoding DNA polymerase III subunit alpha has protein sequence MSEAVTNPPPFVHLRVHSEFSVVDGIVRIPDLIKRVAKLGQPAVALTDLSNLFGLIKFYKGARNAGVKPIAGCDVWLSNDDDPAKPFRLLLLVRNHQGYLNLCELLSKAFLTNQGKGRAEIRREWLQGQQGLIALSGGRMGDVGQALDAGNAVSALALARQWAHLFPGSYYIELQRAGMDGDEAYTQAAMRLAGEAGLPVVATHPVQFLDEYEFQAHEARVCIAEGEILANPRRVRRFTKEQYLLSSEEMARRFADVPSALANTVEIAKRCNLSLVLGKPRLPNFPTPDGVTLDDYLVQLSEEGLEKRMAFLFPDEAERESKREQYYERLRWECKTIIQMGFPGYFLIVQDFINWGKNNGVPVGPGRGSGAGSLVAYALGITDLDPIRYDLLFERFLNPERVSMPDFDIDFCQDNRERVIDYVKEKYGRAAVSQIATFGTLGAKAVVRDAGRVLDMPYMFCDGLSKLIPFNPMDPWTLERTLKDEPAFKDRYEQEEEVRALVDLAKPLEGLTRNIGMHAGGVLIAPGKLTDFCPLYCQPGQENSAVSQFDKDDVEAAGLVKFDFLGLRNLTILDWAVRYVRQFNEDKRDFDVMALELDDPAAYKILCDANTTAVFQLESRGMKELLKKLRPNTFEDIIAMLALYRPGPLESGMVDDFVNRKHGRAAVDYFHNDLESTLKSTYGVIVYQEQVMLISQIIGGYSLGGADLLRRAMGKKKPEEMAKHRELFEQGAKEKGHDPDLAVKLFDLMEKFAGYGFNKSHSAAYALISYQTAWLKAYHPTEFLAATMSSDMDDTDKVQIFCRDAQDNGVEVLPPDVNFSGYRFEPVKDKYTEKGKPPRTMRYGLGAVKGTGQGAVEDILRARKEGGPFLNLFDFCRRVGKQAVNRRTIEALIKAGAFDTIEPNRAAMLASVPTAMEAAEQAARSANQASLFGDDSGDVVAGELAKVAPWDLHKKLTEEKSALGYYYSGHLFDAWRDEVRRIVPMQLARVEPQRDLQWMCGVLASVRVMMTRRGKMVFAVLDDGTAQVEISVFNELYEKHRNRLREDQLVIVQGKVSNDDYSGGMRIVAEQLYDLQLAREARAKSLRVKLNGSADAARLRQMLNPFRAEPENGIPGVPVDIVYTKNNFNCTVRLGEEWRVRMADTLLENLNAWTKPDGVEVTY, from the coding sequence ATGTCCGAAGCCGTAACAAACCCGCCCCCCTTTGTGCATCTGCGTGTCCACTCCGAGTTCTCGGTGGTGGACGGTATTGTGCGCATTCCCGACCTGATCAAGCGCGTGGCCAAGCTGGGCCAGCCCGCCGTGGCGCTGACCGACCTGTCCAACCTTTTCGGTCTGATCAAATTCTATAAAGGCGCGCGCAACGCAGGGGTCAAGCCGATTGCTGGCTGTGACGTCTGGTTGAGCAATGATGACGACCCGGCCAAGCCGTTCCGGCTGCTGTTGCTGGTGCGCAACCATCAAGGCTACCTGAACCTGTGCGAACTGCTGTCCAAGGCCTTCCTGACGAACCAGGGCAAGGGCCGCGCTGAAATCCGCCGCGAATGGCTGCAAGGCCAGCAAGGCCTGATTGCGCTGTCGGGCGGTCGCATGGGCGACGTGGGCCAGGCTTTGGACGCTGGCAACGCGGTGTCGGCGCTGGCCTTGGCGCGCCAATGGGCGCATCTGTTTCCGGGCAGCTACTACATTGAATTGCAGCGCGCCGGCATGGATGGCGACGAAGCTTATACGCAGGCCGCCATGCGGCTGGCGGGCGAAGCCGGCTTGCCGGTGGTGGCCACGCACCCCGTGCAGTTTCTGGACGAATACGAATTCCAGGCGCACGAGGCCCGTGTCTGCATCGCCGAAGGCGAAATCCTGGCCAACCCGCGCCGCGTGCGCCGCTTCACGAAAGAGCAGTACCTGCTCAGTTCCGAGGAAATGGCGCGCCGCTTCGCCGACGTGCCCTCGGCGCTGGCCAACACGGTTGAAATCGCCAAGCGCTGCAACCTGAGCCTGGTGCTGGGCAAGCCGCGCCTGCCCAACTTCCCCACGCCCGACGGCGTAACGCTGGACGACTACCTGGTCCAGTTGTCGGAAGAGGGCCTGGAAAAGCGCATGGCGTTCCTGTTCCCGGACGAGGCCGAACGCGAATCCAAGCGCGAGCAGTACTACGAGCGCCTGCGCTGGGAATGCAAGACCATCATCCAGATGGGCTTCCCGGGCTACTTCCTGATCGTTCAGGACTTCATCAACTGGGGCAAGAACAACGGCGTGCCCGTGGGCCCGGGCCGGGGCTCGGGCGCGGGGTCGCTGGTGGCCTACGCGCTGGGCATCACCGACCTGGACCCCATCCGCTATGACTTGCTGTTCGAGCGGTTCCTGAACCCGGAACGGGTCTCCATGCCCGACTTCGATATCGACTTCTGCCAGGACAACCGCGAACGGGTCATCGACTACGTCAAGGAAAAGTACGGCCGCGCCGCCGTGAGCCAGATCGCCACCTTCGGCACGCTGGGCGCCAAGGCCGTGGTGCGCGACGCCGGCCGCGTGCTGGACATGCCTTATATGTTCTGCGACGGCCTGTCCAAGCTGATCCCGTTCAACCCGATGGACCCCTGGACGCTGGAACGCACCCTGAAGGACGAACCCGCCTTCAAGGACCGCTACGAACAGGAAGAGGAAGTGCGCGCGCTGGTCGACCTGGCCAAGCCGCTGGAAGGCCTGACCCGCAACATCGGCATGCACGCGGGCGGCGTGCTGATCGCGCCCGGCAAGCTCACCGACTTCTGCCCGCTGTATTGCCAGCCGGGTCAGGAAAACAGCGCGGTGTCGCAGTTCGACAAAGATGACGTCGAAGCCGCGGGCCTGGTCAAGTTCGACTTCCTGGGCCTGCGCAACCTGACCATCCTGGACTGGGCCGTGCGCTACGTGCGCCAGTTCAACGAGGACAAGCGCGACTTCGACGTCATGGCGCTTGAGCTGGACGACCCGGCCGCCTACAAGATCTTGTGCGACGCCAACACCACCGCCGTGTTCCAGCTGGAATCGCGCGGCATGAAAGAGCTGCTGAAGAAGCTGCGGCCGAACACGTTCGAAGACATCATCGCCATGCTGGCCCTGTATCGTCCGGGGCCGCTGGAATCAGGCATGGTGGACGACTTCGTCAACCGTAAGCACGGCCGCGCCGCGGTGGACTATTTCCACAACGACCTGGAAAGCACGCTGAAAAGCACCTACGGGGTCATCGTCTACCAAGAACAGGTGATGCTGATCTCGCAGATCATCGGGGGCTATTCGCTGGGCGGCGCTGACCTGCTGCGCCGCGCCATGGGCAAGAAAAAGCCCGAGGAAATGGCCAAGCACCGTGAATTGTTCGAACAGGGCGCCAAGGAAAAGGGCCACGACCCGGACCTGGCGGTCAAGCTGTTCGACCTGATGGAAAAGTTCGCGGGCTACGGCTTCAACAAGTCGCACTCGGCCGCCTACGCGCTGATTTCGTACCAGACCGCCTGGCTCAAGGCCTATCACCCCACCGAATTCCTGGCCGCCACCATGTCGTCCGACATGGACGACACGGACAAGGTGCAGATTTTCTGCCGCGACGCCCAGGACAACGGCGTCGAAGTGCTGCCGCCTGATGTCAATTTTTCGGGCTACCGCTTCGAACCCGTCAAGGACAAGTACACCGAAAAAGGCAAGCCGCCGCGCACCATGCGCTATGGCCTGGGCGCCGTCAAGGGCACGGGGCAGGGGGCGGTCGAAGACATTCTGCGTGCCCGCAAGGAAGGCGGCCCGTTCCTGAATCTGTTCGATTTCTGCCGCCGCGTGGGCAAGCAGGCGGTCAACCGCCGCACCATCGAAGCGCTGATCAAGGCCGGCGCGTTCGACACCATCGAACCCAACCGCGCCGCGATGCTGGCGTCGGTGCCCACCGCGATGGAAGCGGCGGAACAGGCGGCTCGCAGCGCCAATCAGGCGTCATTGTTTGGCGACGACAGCGGTGACGTGGTTGCGGGCGAACTGGCCAAGGTGGCGCCGTGGGACCTGCACAAGAAGCTGACCGAAGAAAAGTCCGCACTGGGCTACTACTACAGCGGCCACTTGTTTGACGCCTGGCGCGACGAAGTGCGCCGCATCGTGCCCATGCAACTGGCGCGCGTGGAACCGCAGCGCGATCTTCAGTGGATGTGCGGTGTGCTGGCCAGCGTGCGCGTCATGATGACCCGCCGCGGCAAGATGGTGTTTGCCGTGCTGGATGACGGCACCGCGCAGGTCGAGATCTCGGTGTTCAACGAGCTCTACGAAAAGCACCGCAACCGCTTGCGCGAAGATCAACTGGTCATCGTGCAGGGCAAGGTCAGCAACGACGACTACTCCGGCGGCATGCGTATCGTGGCCGAGCAACTGTACGACCTGCAACTGGCCCGAGAAGCGCGCGCCAAGTCGCTGCGCGTCAAGCTCAATGGCTCGGCCGATGCCGCCCGCTTGCGCCAGATGCTGAACCCGTTCCGGGCCGAACCCGAGAACGGCATCCCGGGTGTGCCGGTGGATATCGTCTACACCAAGAACAATTTCAATTGCACAGTGCGCTTGGGCGAAGAGTGGCGCGTACGCATGGCCGACACGCTGCTTGAGAACCTGAATGCCTGGACCAAACCCGATGGGGTTGAGGTGACCTATTGA
- a CDS encoding glycosyltransferase family 4 protein yields the protein MRSLRIVHSEAATSFGGQEGRIFKEMAAMRARGHHVEAICQSRAMLFERLADAGFTVHKVDMDGPVNYFKGVAAVRRILRDGRFDVLNTHSRRDTVIAGMSGRLAGTPLIVRTRHLSNKVGSMWSYTWLPHRVTAVSDHVRKHLIQRGVPADKVATVYSPIVLPAPVERSTLRDELGLADDDVVVGCVAVMRATKGHKDLIDAMVPLMASRPKVHLVFVGGGSPVFEQTQEYVAQLGLQHRIHLLGMRRDVPNLLAGFDVFALATQQEASGTVYVEAQASGLPVVGTDVGGVSEMFRDGDTGILVPPKDPQALSDALQRLIDDPALRRRMGEAGRKMVWEEAVFSPARLAETTEAIYLKWLAERAA from the coding sequence ATGAGAAGCCTGCGCATCGTCCATTCCGAAGCGGCCACCAGTTTTGGCGGCCAAGAGGGGCGGATCTTCAAGGAAATGGCGGCCATGCGTGCGCGCGGCCACCATGTTGAAGCCATCTGCCAATCGCGTGCCATGTTGTTCGAACGCCTGGCGGATGCCGGCTTCACGGTGCACAAGGTCGACATGGACGGGCCGGTGAATTATTTCAAGGGCGTGGCCGCCGTCCGCCGAATTTTGCGGGACGGGCGCTTTGACGTGCTCAACACGCACAGTCGGCGTGACACGGTCATCGCGGGCATGAGCGGCCGGCTGGCCGGCACGCCGCTGATCGTGCGTACCCGGCATTTGTCGAACAAGGTCGGTTCGATGTGGTCCTACACCTGGCTGCCGCACCGCGTCACCGCCGTCAGCGACCACGTGCGCAAGCACCTGATCCAGCGGGGCGTGCCCGCCGACAAAGTGGCCACGGTCTACTCGCCTATCGTCTTGCCGGCGCCGGTCGAGCGGTCGACGCTGCGTGACGAACTTGGCCTGGCCGATGATGATGTCGTCGTGGGCTGTGTGGCCGTCATGCGCGCCACCAAGGGCCACAAGGACCTGATCGACGCGATGGTGCCGCTGATGGCAAGCCGTCCCAAAGTGCATCTGGTGTTTGTGGGCGGCGGCTCGCCGGTTTTCGAGCAAACGCAGGAATACGTGGCCCAGTTGGGCCTGCAGCATCGCATCCACCTGTTGGGCATGCGCCGCGATGTGCCCAATCTGCTGGCCGGGTTTGACGTGTTTGCGCTGGCCACGCAGCAAGAGGCATCCGGCACGGTGTATGTCGAAGCTCAGGCCAGCGGTTTGCCGGTGGTGGGCACCGACGTGGGCGGGGTATCCGAAATGTTCCGCGATGGCGACACGGGCATCCTGGTGCCGCCCAAGGATCCCCAGGCGCTGAGCGATGCGCTGCAACGCCTGATCGACGACCCGGCACTGCGTCGCCGCATGGGTGAGGCCGGCCGCAAGATGGTCTGGGAAGAGGCCGTGTTTTCGCCAGCGCGGCTTGCCGAAACCACCGAAGCCATCTATCTGAAGTGGTTGGCGGAACGCGCCGCATGA
- a CDS encoding polysaccharide deacetylase family protein, producing MNAPNVPVLMYHHVTPAGGMIAATPDVFEAQIARLARAGYQSLTAAEFAGYLAGQPVPARSVLITFDDGYLNNWVHAHPVLARHGMRAVLFIITGWIGNGPVRPHAGQGGVLPATPDHNACKELVASGRSDEAMLRWSEIEAMQAAGTFEFHSHTHTHTRWDKVCDNDVDAKRARIAQELHDSRQVLVQRLGSVSDHLCWPQGYFDADYVAAARQAGFAHLYTTDPFGQNTPGADPEHIYRFAVRNQGGSWLNRRIWLSRDPFWGPRYHAWKAWKKRLRNRA from the coding sequence ATGAACGCGCCCAACGTTCCCGTGCTGATGTACCACCATGTCACCCCCGCGGGCGGCATGATCGCGGCGACTCCCGATGTCTTCGAGGCACAGATTGCGCGGCTGGCGCGCGCGGGCTACCAATCGCTGACGGCCGCCGAGTTCGCCGGCTACCTGGCCGGCCAGCCCGTGCCCGCGCGTTCCGTGTTGATCACCTTCGACGATGGCTACCTGAACAACTGGGTACACGCGCATCCGGTCCTGGCGCGCCATGGCATGCGCGCCGTGCTGTTCATCATTACGGGCTGGATCGGCAATGGCCCGGTGCGGCCGCACGCGGGTCAGGGCGGCGTGCTGCCGGCCACGCCCGACCACAACGCCTGCAAGGAGTTGGTGGCGTCGGGCCGCAGCGACGAAGCCATGCTGCGCTGGAGCGAGATCGAAGCCATGCAGGCCGCGGGCACCTTTGAATTCCACTCGCACACGCACACCCACACCCGCTGGGATAAGGTCTGCGACAACGATGTGGACGCCAAGCGCGCCCGCATCGCACAGGAACTGCACGATTCCCGCCAGGTCCTTGTGCAGCGCCTGGGGTCGGTCAGCGACCATCTTTGCTGGCCGCAGGGCTACTTCGACGCTGACTACGTGGCGGCCGCGCGCCAGGCCGGTTTTGCTCACCTGTACACGACCGACCCCTTTGGCCAGAACACGCCCGGCGCGGACCCCGAACACATTTATCGTTTCGCCGTGCGCAATCAGGGCGGAAGCTGGCTCAACCGGCGCATCTGGTTGTCGCGCGACCCCTTTTGGGGGCCCCGCTACCACGCCTGGAAAGCCTGGAAAAAGCGTCTTAGGAATCGCGCATGA